The following are from one region of the Rhea pennata isolate bPtePen1 chromosome 28, bPtePen1.pri, whole genome shotgun sequence genome:
- the LOC134151992 gene encoding glycerol-3-phosphate acyltransferase 2, mitochondrial-like isoform X1, which translates to MKTWVCDLGQKLEIFTPFLGKYRPFVGRCCQTCTPRSWDCFYHEQFSSLGFRNIIRRTTATVQGCWDASPSSLLATVQYRGWLVRRLCYFLAVLDWKVPADAPGDLAERICRSKRVQDVAAGQARGSTGDGKSPLRWRDKVLKILAEIQAPLSLFMLRLCGWALLRLLNHLFLNVQLHRGQLEMVLRAARTPGVPLVFLSTHKSQLDGLLLSFVLFSQGLGVPRVTVGGQTCSRHLRALLSSLGGVFLPTRTERMRSGQDEELSGAVLAAYVEEVLKSQQPLLIFLEEPFSGTLHLSAPAWEWLALVYRALRDSAVSDVLLVPVGIAYDVAPDGHCAGQAHGARPLSLRACLWAACRALSQEFGCARVDFAQPFSLQEFVAKNLVRRSCAGKSLEELLLPTVLGTGSSQVDGNKAEVWGPGARTAAGLKPEEEILVTKLGLHALSDGVACSAVMAVGITSALLLHKHREGVFLSRLMSDFSWLLEEILLRHHDVGFSGQLRAVVPHSLSLLSARLALYRLSPPGDILVVPEASAVAQRELGLHSVALLPVFASEAVGACAIRALLVEMLPFLGVPAGPCGVVLSRDELHRKTLALLWLLPPNLLGLQPCQPLECYSQDVLDKLIRCGLLEAEESEREHQLCDVARRPFLRRPPWTEMDFADSDSDDEDNAGKRCFKLCQPRSSPDFLLFLCRLLSPVLKTYVRAAAFLDEASWPQPEPAYVDTLQRFLAEDGGFAYADGSLALSSLQTFKEMGVLKEVASPAGPLLHLGEPFRSRENREKLVAFIQQFAEP; encoded by the exons ATGAAAACCTGGGTTTGTGATTTGGGGCAGAAACTGGAGATTTTCACCCCTTTCTTGGGCAAGTACCGCCCATTCGTGGGGCGTTGCTGCCAGACCTGCACCCCGAGGAGCTGG gatTGCTTCTACCACGAGCAATTCTCCTCTCTCGGCTTCCGCAACATCATCCGG AGAACCACTGCCACTGTACAGGGCTGTTGGGATGCCTCTCCGTCATCTTTGCTAGCCACAGTCCA GTACAGGGGTTGGCTGGTTCGGAGACTTTGTTATTTCCTCGCTGTCTTGGATTGGAAAGTTCCTGCTGATGCCCCCGGGGACCTCGCAGAGAGGATCTGCCGCAGTAAGAG GGTACAGGATGTCGCTGCTGGCCAGGCCCGTGGCTCTACAGGGGACGGCAAGTCCCCCCTGCGGTGGAGGGACAAAGTACTCAAGATCCTGGCTGAAATTCAGGCCCCGCTCTCCCTTTTCATGCTGAG GCTGTGCGGCTGGGCTCTGCTCAGGCTCCTGAACCACCTCTTCCTCAATGTGCAGCTCCACCGAGGGCAACTGGAGATGGTGCTGAGAGCCGCCAGGACG CCCGGCGTGCCGCTGGTTTTCCTCTCGACGCACAAGTCGCAGCTAGAtgggctgctgctctccttcgTCCTCTTCTCCCAAGGCCTGGGGGTGCCCAGAGTGACGGTGGGTGGCCAAACCTGCAGTCGTCACCTCCG GGCCTTGCTCAGCAGCCTGGGAGGCGTTTTCCTGCCCACAAGGACAGAGCGGATGCGGAGTGGCCAGGACGAAGAGCTCTCGGGAGCTGTGCTCGCTGCG TACGTCGAGGAGGTGCTGAAGAGCCAGCAGCCTCTGCTGATCTTCCTGGAAGAGCCCTTCTCCGGCACCCTGCATCTCTCTGCCCCTGCTTGGGAGTGGCTGGCCCTGGTGTACCGAGCTTTGCGGGACAGCGCCGTCTCCGACGTCCTCCTGGTCCCCGTGGGCATCGCCTACGACGTAGCCCCCGACGGCCACTGCGCGGGGCAGGCG CACGGCGCTCGGCCCCTCAGCCTCCGCGCCTGCCTCTGGGCAGCATGCCGAGCATTGAGCCAGGAGTTTGGCTGCGCCCGGGTGGACTTCGCCCAGCCCTTCTCCTTACAG GAGTTTGTGGCAAAAAACCTTGTCAGGCGGAGCTGTGCAGGGAAGTcgctggaggagctgctgctgcctacTGTCCTCGGCAcggg CTCCAGCCAGGTGGATGGCAACAAGGCAGAGGTTTGGGGTCCAGGCGCCAGAACAGCTGCCGGCTTGAaaccagaagaagaaatattggTGACCAAGCTGGGCCTGCACGCCCTGAGCG ACGGCGTTGCCTGCTCCGCTGTCATGGCTGTGGGGATCACGTctgcgctgctgctgcacaaGCACCGCGAG GGTGTCTTCCTCTCCCGCCTCATGTCCGACTTCTCATGGCTCCTGGAGGAGATCCTGCTGCGCCACCACGATGTGGGCTTCTCGGGGCAGCTCCGTGCCGTGGTGCCgcacagcctctccctgctcagcGCCCGCCTCGCCCTGTACCGCCTCTCACCCCCCGGTGACATCCTGGTGGTGCCCGAGGCCTCGGCAGTGGCCCAGCGGGAGCTGGGCCTCCACAGCGTGGCCCTCCTGCCCGTCTTTGCCAGCGAGGCGGTGGGAG CCTGTGCCATCCGCGCTTTGCTAGTGGAGATGCTGCCCTTCCTGGGGGTGCCTGCTGGGCCCTGCGGTGTGGTGCTGAGCCGGGATGAGCTGCACCGCAAGACCCTGGCGCTGCTCTGGCTCCTGCCCCCCAACCTGCTGGGGCTCCAG ccctgccaaCCCCTCGAGTGCTACAGCCAGGACGTCTTGGACAAGCTCATCCGGTGCGGGCTGCTGGAGGCTGAAGAG TCGGAGCGCGAGCACCAGCTCTGCGACGTGGCCCGCCGGCCCTTCCTCAGGAGGCCACCCTGGACAGAGATGGACTTTGCGGACAGTGACAGCGACGATGAGGACAACGCCGGCAAGCGCTGCTTCAAG CTCTGCCAGCCTCGCAGCTCGCCcgatttcctcctcttcctctgccggCTCCTGAGCCCTGTTCTGAAGACCTACGTGAGGGCGGCCGCTTTCCTGGATGAGGCCAGCTGGCCCCAGCCCG AGCCTGCCTACGTGGACACGCTGCAGCGGTTCCTGGCCGAGGACGGCGGTTTCG cgTACGCCGATGGGAGCCTGGCACTGAGCTCGCTGCAGACCTTCAAGGAGATGGGG GTGCTGAAGGAGGTGGCAAGCCCCGCGGGACCCCTTCTGCACCTCGGCGAGCCCTTCCGCTCCAGGGAGAACCGGGAGAAACTCGTGGCTTTCATCCAGCAGTTTGCGGAGCCATGA
- the LOC134151992 gene encoding glycerol-3-phosphate acyltransferase 2, mitochondrial-like isoform X4, protein MDGYRGWLVRRLCYFLAVLDWKVPADAPGDLAERICRSKRVQDVAAGQARGSTGDGKSPLRWRDKVLKILAEIQAPLSLFMLRLCGWALLRLLNHLFLNVQLHRGQLEMVLRAARTPGVPLVFLSTHKSQLDGLLLSFVLFSQGLGVPRVTVGGQTCSRHLRALLSSLGGVFLPTRTERMRSGQDEELSGAVLAAYVEEVLKSQQPLLIFLEEPFSGTLHLSAPAWEWLALVYRALRDSAVSDVLLVPVGIAYDVAPDGHCAGQAHGARPLSLRACLWAACRALSQEFGCARVDFAQPFSLQEFVAKNLVRRSCAGKSLEELLLPTVLGTGSSQVDGNKAEVWGPGARTAAGLKPEEEILVTKLGLHALSDGVACSAVMAVGITSALLLHKHREGVFLSRLMSDFSWLLEEILLRHHDVGFSGQLRAVVPHSLSLLSARLALYRLSPPGDILVVPEASAVAQRELGLHSVALLPVFASEAVGACAIRALLVEMLPFLGVPAGPCGVVLSRDELHRKTLALLWLLPPNLLGLQPCQPLECYSQDVLDKLIRCGLLEAEESEREHQLCDVARRPFLRRPPWTEMDFADSDSDDEDNAGKRCFKLCQPRSSPDFLLFLCRLLSPVLKTYVRAAAFLDEASWPQPEPAYVDTLQRFLAEDGGFAYADGSLALSSLQTFKEMGVLKEVASPAGPLLHLGEPFRSRENREKLVAFIQQFAEP, encoded by the exons ATGGACGG GTACAGGGGTTGGCTGGTTCGGAGACTTTGTTATTTCCTCGCTGTCTTGGATTGGAAAGTTCCTGCTGATGCCCCCGGGGACCTCGCAGAGAGGATCTGCCGCAGTAAGAG GGTACAGGATGTCGCTGCTGGCCAGGCCCGTGGCTCTACAGGGGACGGCAAGTCCCCCCTGCGGTGGAGGGACAAAGTACTCAAGATCCTGGCTGAAATTCAGGCCCCGCTCTCCCTTTTCATGCTGAG GCTGTGCGGCTGGGCTCTGCTCAGGCTCCTGAACCACCTCTTCCTCAATGTGCAGCTCCACCGAGGGCAACTGGAGATGGTGCTGAGAGCCGCCAGGACG CCCGGCGTGCCGCTGGTTTTCCTCTCGACGCACAAGTCGCAGCTAGAtgggctgctgctctccttcgTCCTCTTCTCCCAAGGCCTGGGGGTGCCCAGAGTGACGGTGGGTGGCCAAACCTGCAGTCGTCACCTCCG GGCCTTGCTCAGCAGCCTGGGAGGCGTTTTCCTGCCCACAAGGACAGAGCGGATGCGGAGTGGCCAGGACGAAGAGCTCTCGGGAGCTGTGCTCGCTGCG TACGTCGAGGAGGTGCTGAAGAGCCAGCAGCCTCTGCTGATCTTCCTGGAAGAGCCCTTCTCCGGCACCCTGCATCTCTCTGCCCCTGCTTGGGAGTGGCTGGCCCTGGTGTACCGAGCTTTGCGGGACAGCGCCGTCTCCGACGTCCTCCTGGTCCCCGTGGGCATCGCCTACGACGTAGCCCCCGACGGCCACTGCGCGGGGCAGGCG CACGGCGCTCGGCCCCTCAGCCTCCGCGCCTGCCTCTGGGCAGCATGCCGAGCATTGAGCCAGGAGTTTGGCTGCGCCCGGGTGGACTTCGCCCAGCCCTTCTCCTTACAG GAGTTTGTGGCAAAAAACCTTGTCAGGCGGAGCTGTGCAGGGAAGTcgctggaggagctgctgctgcctacTGTCCTCGGCAcggg CTCCAGCCAGGTGGATGGCAACAAGGCAGAGGTTTGGGGTCCAGGCGCCAGAACAGCTGCCGGCTTGAaaccagaagaagaaatattggTGACCAAGCTGGGCCTGCACGCCCTGAGCG ACGGCGTTGCCTGCTCCGCTGTCATGGCTGTGGGGATCACGTctgcgctgctgctgcacaaGCACCGCGAG GGTGTCTTCCTCTCCCGCCTCATGTCCGACTTCTCATGGCTCCTGGAGGAGATCCTGCTGCGCCACCACGATGTGGGCTTCTCGGGGCAGCTCCGTGCCGTGGTGCCgcacagcctctccctgctcagcGCCCGCCTCGCCCTGTACCGCCTCTCACCCCCCGGTGACATCCTGGTGGTGCCCGAGGCCTCGGCAGTGGCCCAGCGGGAGCTGGGCCTCCACAGCGTGGCCCTCCTGCCCGTCTTTGCCAGCGAGGCGGTGGGAG CCTGTGCCATCCGCGCTTTGCTAGTGGAGATGCTGCCCTTCCTGGGGGTGCCTGCTGGGCCCTGCGGTGTGGTGCTGAGCCGGGATGAGCTGCACCGCAAGACCCTGGCGCTGCTCTGGCTCCTGCCCCCCAACCTGCTGGGGCTCCAG ccctgccaaCCCCTCGAGTGCTACAGCCAGGACGTCTTGGACAAGCTCATCCGGTGCGGGCTGCTGGAGGCTGAAGAG TCGGAGCGCGAGCACCAGCTCTGCGACGTGGCCCGCCGGCCCTTCCTCAGGAGGCCACCCTGGACAGAGATGGACTTTGCGGACAGTGACAGCGACGATGAGGACAACGCCGGCAAGCGCTGCTTCAAG CTCTGCCAGCCTCGCAGCTCGCCcgatttcctcctcttcctctgccggCTCCTGAGCCCTGTTCTGAAGACCTACGTGAGGGCGGCCGCTTTCCTGGATGAGGCCAGCTGGCCCCAGCCCG AGCCTGCCTACGTGGACACGCTGCAGCGGTTCCTGGCCGAGGACGGCGGTTTCG cgTACGCCGATGGGAGCCTGGCACTGAGCTCGCTGCAGACCTTCAAGGAGATGGGG GTGCTGAAGGAGGTGGCAAGCCCCGCGGGACCCCTTCTGCACCTCGGCGAGCCCTTCCGCTCCAGGGAGAACCGGGAGAAACTCGTGGCTTTCATCCAGCAGTTTGCGGAGCCATGA
- the LOC134151992 gene encoding glycerol-3-phosphate acyltransferase 2, mitochondrial-like isoform X2: MKTWVCDLGQKLEIFTPFLGKYRPFVGRCCQTCTPRSWDCFYHEQFSSLGFRNIIRVREENTRYRGWLVRRLCYFLAVLDWKVPADAPGDLAERICRSKRVQDVAAGQARGSTGDGKSPLRWRDKVLKILAEIQAPLSLFMLRLCGWALLRLLNHLFLNVQLHRGQLEMVLRAARTPGVPLVFLSTHKSQLDGLLLSFVLFSQGLGVPRVTVGGQTCSRHLRALLSSLGGVFLPTRTERMRSGQDEELSGAVLAAYVEEVLKSQQPLLIFLEEPFSGTLHLSAPAWEWLALVYRALRDSAVSDVLLVPVGIAYDVAPDGHCAGQAHGARPLSLRACLWAACRALSQEFGCARVDFAQPFSLQEFVAKNLVRRSCAGKSLEELLLPTVLGTGSSQVDGNKAEVWGPGARTAAGLKPEEEILVTKLGLHALSDGVACSAVMAVGITSALLLHKHREGVFLSRLMSDFSWLLEEILLRHHDVGFSGQLRAVVPHSLSLLSARLALYRLSPPGDILVVPEASAVAQRELGLHSVALLPVFASEAVGACAIRALLVEMLPFLGVPAGPCGVVLSRDELHRKTLALLWLLPPNLLGLQPCQPLECYSQDVLDKLIRCGLLEAEESEREHQLCDVARRPFLRRPPWTEMDFADSDSDDEDNAGKRCFKLCQPRSSPDFLLFLCRLLSPVLKTYVRAAAFLDEASWPQPEPAYVDTLQRFLAEDGGFAYADGSLALSSLQTFKEMGVLKEVASPAGPLLHLGEPFRSRENREKLVAFIQQFAEP; encoded by the exons ATGAAAACCTGGGTTTGTGATTTGGGGCAGAAACTGGAGATTTTCACCCCTTTCTTGGGCAAGTACCGCCCATTCGTGGGGCGTTGCTGCCAGACCTGCACCCCGAGGAGCTGG gatTGCTTCTACCACGAGCAATTCTCCTCTCTCGGCTTCCGCAACATCATCCGGGTGAGGGAGGAAAACACCAG GTACAGGGGTTGGCTGGTTCGGAGACTTTGTTATTTCCTCGCTGTCTTGGATTGGAAAGTTCCTGCTGATGCCCCCGGGGACCTCGCAGAGAGGATCTGCCGCAGTAAGAG GGTACAGGATGTCGCTGCTGGCCAGGCCCGTGGCTCTACAGGGGACGGCAAGTCCCCCCTGCGGTGGAGGGACAAAGTACTCAAGATCCTGGCTGAAATTCAGGCCCCGCTCTCCCTTTTCATGCTGAG GCTGTGCGGCTGGGCTCTGCTCAGGCTCCTGAACCACCTCTTCCTCAATGTGCAGCTCCACCGAGGGCAACTGGAGATGGTGCTGAGAGCCGCCAGGACG CCCGGCGTGCCGCTGGTTTTCCTCTCGACGCACAAGTCGCAGCTAGAtgggctgctgctctccttcgTCCTCTTCTCCCAAGGCCTGGGGGTGCCCAGAGTGACGGTGGGTGGCCAAACCTGCAGTCGTCACCTCCG GGCCTTGCTCAGCAGCCTGGGAGGCGTTTTCCTGCCCACAAGGACAGAGCGGATGCGGAGTGGCCAGGACGAAGAGCTCTCGGGAGCTGTGCTCGCTGCG TACGTCGAGGAGGTGCTGAAGAGCCAGCAGCCTCTGCTGATCTTCCTGGAAGAGCCCTTCTCCGGCACCCTGCATCTCTCTGCCCCTGCTTGGGAGTGGCTGGCCCTGGTGTACCGAGCTTTGCGGGACAGCGCCGTCTCCGACGTCCTCCTGGTCCCCGTGGGCATCGCCTACGACGTAGCCCCCGACGGCCACTGCGCGGGGCAGGCG CACGGCGCTCGGCCCCTCAGCCTCCGCGCCTGCCTCTGGGCAGCATGCCGAGCATTGAGCCAGGAGTTTGGCTGCGCCCGGGTGGACTTCGCCCAGCCCTTCTCCTTACAG GAGTTTGTGGCAAAAAACCTTGTCAGGCGGAGCTGTGCAGGGAAGTcgctggaggagctgctgctgcctacTGTCCTCGGCAcggg CTCCAGCCAGGTGGATGGCAACAAGGCAGAGGTTTGGGGTCCAGGCGCCAGAACAGCTGCCGGCTTGAaaccagaagaagaaatattggTGACCAAGCTGGGCCTGCACGCCCTGAGCG ACGGCGTTGCCTGCTCCGCTGTCATGGCTGTGGGGATCACGTctgcgctgctgctgcacaaGCACCGCGAG GGTGTCTTCCTCTCCCGCCTCATGTCCGACTTCTCATGGCTCCTGGAGGAGATCCTGCTGCGCCACCACGATGTGGGCTTCTCGGGGCAGCTCCGTGCCGTGGTGCCgcacagcctctccctgctcagcGCCCGCCTCGCCCTGTACCGCCTCTCACCCCCCGGTGACATCCTGGTGGTGCCCGAGGCCTCGGCAGTGGCCCAGCGGGAGCTGGGCCTCCACAGCGTGGCCCTCCTGCCCGTCTTTGCCAGCGAGGCGGTGGGAG CCTGTGCCATCCGCGCTTTGCTAGTGGAGATGCTGCCCTTCCTGGGGGTGCCTGCTGGGCCCTGCGGTGTGGTGCTGAGCCGGGATGAGCTGCACCGCAAGACCCTGGCGCTGCTCTGGCTCCTGCCCCCCAACCTGCTGGGGCTCCAG ccctgccaaCCCCTCGAGTGCTACAGCCAGGACGTCTTGGACAAGCTCATCCGGTGCGGGCTGCTGGAGGCTGAAGAG TCGGAGCGCGAGCACCAGCTCTGCGACGTGGCCCGCCGGCCCTTCCTCAGGAGGCCACCCTGGACAGAGATGGACTTTGCGGACAGTGACAGCGACGATGAGGACAACGCCGGCAAGCGCTGCTTCAAG CTCTGCCAGCCTCGCAGCTCGCCcgatttcctcctcttcctctgccggCTCCTGAGCCCTGTTCTGAAGACCTACGTGAGGGCGGCCGCTTTCCTGGATGAGGCCAGCTGGCCCCAGCCCG AGCCTGCCTACGTGGACACGCTGCAGCGGTTCCTGGCCGAGGACGGCGGTTTCG cgTACGCCGATGGGAGCCTGGCACTGAGCTCGCTGCAGACCTTCAAGGAGATGGGG GTGCTGAAGGAGGTGGCAAGCCCCGCGGGACCCCTTCTGCACCTCGGCGAGCCCTTCCGCTCCAGGGAGAACCGGGAGAAACTCGTGGCTTTCATCCAGCAGTTTGCGGAGCCATGA
- the LOC134151992 gene encoding glycerol-3-phosphate acyltransferase 2, mitochondrial-like isoform X3, whose product MKTWVCDLGQKLEIFTPFLGKYRPFVGRCCQTCTPRSWRTTATVQGCWDASPSSLLATVQYRGWLVRRLCYFLAVLDWKVPADAPGDLAERICRSKRVQDVAAGQARGSTGDGKSPLRWRDKVLKILAEIQAPLSLFMLRLCGWALLRLLNHLFLNVQLHRGQLEMVLRAARTPGVPLVFLSTHKSQLDGLLLSFVLFSQGLGVPRVTVGGQTCSRHLRALLSSLGGVFLPTRTERMRSGQDEELSGAVLAAYVEEVLKSQQPLLIFLEEPFSGTLHLSAPAWEWLALVYRALRDSAVSDVLLVPVGIAYDVAPDGHCAGQAHGARPLSLRACLWAACRALSQEFGCARVDFAQPFSLQEFVAKNLVRRSCAGKSLEELLLPTVLGTGSSQVDGNKAEVWGPGARTAAGLKPEEEILVTKLGLHALSDGVACSAVMAVGITSALLLHKHREGVFLSRLMSDFSWLLEEILLRHHDVGFSGQLRAVVPHSLSLLSARLALYRLSPPGDILVVPEASAVAQRELGLHSVALLPVFASEAVGACAIRALLVEMLPFLGVPAGPCGVVLSRDELHRKTLALLWLLPPNLLGLQPCQPLECYSQDVLDKLIRCGLLEAEESEREHQLCDVARRPFLRRPPWTEMDFADSDSDDEDNAGKRCFKLCQPRSSPDFLLFLCRLLSPVLKTYVRAAAFLDEASWPQPEPAYVDTLQRFLAEDGGFAYADGSLALSSLQTFKEMGVLKEVASPAGPLLHLGEPFRSRENREKLVAFIQQFAEP is encoded by the exons ATGAAAACCTGGGTTTGTGATTTGGGGCAGAAACTGGAGATTTTCACCCCTTTCTTGGGCAAGTACCGCCCATTCGTGGGGCGTTGCTGCCAGACCTGCACCCCGAGGAGCTGG AGAACCACTGCCACTGTACAGGGCTGTTGGGATGCCTCTCCGTCATCTTTGCTAGCCACAGTCCA GTACAGGGGTTGGCTGGTTCGGAGACTTTGTTATTTCCTCGCTGTCTTGGATTGGAAAGTTCCTGCTGATGCCCCCGGGGACCTCGCAGAGAGGATCTGCCGCAGTAAGAG GGTACAGGATGTCGCTGCTGGCCAGGCCCGTGGCTCTACAGGGGACGGCAAGTCCCCCCTGCGGTGGAGGGACAAAGTACTCAAGATCCTGGCTGAAATTCAGGCCCCGCTCTCCCTTTTCATGCTGAG GCTGTGCGGCTGGGCTCTGCTCAGGCTCCTGAACCACCTCTTCCTCAATGTGCAGCTCCACCGAGGGCAACTGGAGATGGTGCTGAGAGCCGCCAGGACG CCCGGCGTGCCGCTGGTTTTCCTCTCGACGCACAAGTCGCAGCTAGAtgggctgctgctctccttcgTCCTCTTCTCCCAAGGCCTGGGGGTGCCCAGAGTGACGGTGGGTGGCCAAACCTGCAGTCGTCACCTCCG GGCCTTGCTCAGCAGCCTGGGAGGCGTTTTCCTGCCCACAAGGACAGAGCGGATGCGGAGTGGCCAGGACGAAGAGCTCTCGGGAGCTGTGCTCGCTGCG TACGTCGAGGAGGTGCTGAAGAGCCAGCAGCCTCTGCTGATCTTCCTGGAAGAGCCCTTCTCCGGCACCCTGCATCTCTCTGCCCCTGCTTGGGAGTGGCTGGCCCTGGTGTACCGAGCTTTGCGGGACAGCGCCGTCTCCGACGTCCTCCTGGTCCCCGTGGGCATCGCCTACGACGTAGCCCCCGACGGCCACTGCGCGGGGCAGGCG CACGGCGCTCGGCCCCTCAGCCTCCGCGCCTGCCTCTGGGCAGCATGCCGAGCATTGAGCCAGGAGTTTGGCTGCGCCCGGGTGGACTTCGCCCAGCCCTTCTCCTTACAG GAGTTTGTGGCAAAAAACCTTGTCAGGCGGAGCTGTGCAGGGAAGTcgctggaggagctgctgctgcctacTGTCCTCGGCAcggg CTCCAGCCAGGTGGATGGCAACAAGGCAGAGGTTTGGGGTCCAGGCGCCAGAACAGCTGCCGGCTTGAaaccagaagaagaaatattggTGACCAAGCTGGGCCTGCACGCCCTGAGCG ACGGCGTTGCCTGCTCCGCTGTCATGGCTGTGGGGATCACGTctgcgctgctgctgcacaaGCACCGCGAG GGTGTCTTCCTCTCCCGCCTCATGTCCGACTTCTCATGGCTCCTGGAGGAGATCCTGCTGCGCCACCACGATGTGGGCTTCTCGGGGCAGCTCCGTGCCGTGGTGCCgcacagcctctccctgctcagcGCCCGCCTCGCCCTGTACCGCCTCTCACCCCCCGGTGACATCCTGGTGGTGCCCGAGGCCTCGGCAGTGGCCCAGCGGGAGCTGGGCCTCCACAGCGTGGCCCTCCTGCCCGTCTTTGCCAGCGAGGCGGTGGGAG CCTGTGCCATCCGCGCTTTGCTAGTGGAGATGCTGCCCTTCCTGGGGGTGCCTGCTGGGCCCTGCGGTGTGGTGCTGAGCCGGGATGAGCTGCACCGCAAGACCCTGGCGCTGCTCTGGCTCCTGCCCCCCAACCTGCTGGGGCTCCAG ccctgccaaCCCCTCGAGTGCTACAGCCAGGACGTCTTGGACAAGCTCATCCGGTGCGGGCTGCTGGAGGCTGAAGAG TCGGAGCGCGAGCACCAGCTCTGCGACGTGGCCCGCCGGCCCTTCCTCAGGAGGCCACCCTGGACAGAGATGGACTTTGCGGACAGTGACAGCGACGATGAGGACAACGCCGGCAAGCGCTGCTTCAAG CTCTGCCAGCCTCGCAGCTCGCCcgatttcctcctcttcctctgccggCTCCTGAGCCCTGTTCTGAAGACCTACGTGAGGGCGGCCGCTTTCCTGGATGAGGCCAGCTGGCCCCAGCCCG AGCCTGCCTACGTGGACACGCTGCAGCGGTTCCTGGCCGAGGACGGCGGTTTCG cgTACGCCGATGGGAGCCTGGCACTGAGCTCGCTGCAGACCTTCAAGGAGATGGGG GTGCTGAAGGAGGTGGCAAGCCCCGCGGGACCCCTTCTGCACCTCGGCGAGCCCTTCCGCTCCAGGGAGAACCGGGAGAAACTCGTGGCTTTCATCCAGCAGTTTGCGGAGCCATGA